Proteins encoded together in one Undibacterium sp. CCC3.4 window:
- the holB gene encoding DNA polymerase III subunit delta': protein MNQALFSWQEPAWEYFISLRERMPHAFLLHGPQGIGKTVLAEQMAQSLLCDAPDARGHACQQCGSCNWFRQYSHPDYRRVRPELLDEEEASAADVEPEAGSKSAKASKAPSKEIVINQIRALADFMNLSTHRQGRRVIVLYPAEALNVPAANALLKSLEEPGAATVFILVTHSPDKLLPTILSRCHQFALGLPAPAQALAWLQQQGVSAAADCLAQQGGAPLAALELAQSERYTEIDEFLRQLCKPAIDVSLKLAEKMQKSEMPVLVSALQRWLYDIFSFKQSGRIRYHPRYERELKGLAARVDGDALLKLIDNTNERQAIANHPLSAKLFLEDMLLEYSALFA, encoded by the coding sequence ATGAACCAAGCTTTATTCAGCTGGCAAGAGCCGGCCTGGGAATATTTCATCTCACTGCGCGAGCGCATGCCACATGCTTTTCTACTGCATGGCCCGCAAGGTATAGGCAAGACCGTGTTGGCTGAACAGATGGCACAATCTTTATTATGCGACGCGCCTGATGCGCGCGGCCATGCTTGCCAACAATGTGGCTCTTGCAATTGGTTTCGTCAATACAGTCATCCCGATTACCGGCGCGTGCGTCCGGAATTGCTCGACGAAGAAGAAGCCTCAGCCGCCGATGTTGAACCCGAAGCCGGCAGCAAAAGTGCTAAGGCCAGCAAAGCGCCATCCAAAGAAATCGTGATCAATCAAATTCGTGCACTGGCTGATTTCATGAATTTGTCTACCCATCGTCAAGGGCGCCGGGTCATCGTCTTGTATCCGGCCGAAGCACTCAATGTTCCGGCGGCGAATGCTTTGTTGAAATCTTTGGAAGAACCGGGTGCCGCCACGGTATTCATTCTGGTTACGCATAGTCCTGATAAATTGCTGCCGACGATACTGTCGCGCTGCCATCAGTTTGCTCTCGGTTTGCCGGCGCCGGCCCAAGCTTTAGCTTGGTTGCAGCAACAAGGCGTCAGCGCAGCCGCTGATTGTCTGGCGCAGCAGGGTGGGGCACCACTGGCGGCCTTGGAATTGGCGCAATCGGAACGCTACACGGAAATCGATGAATTTCTACGCCAATTGTGTAAGCCAGCTATCGATGTGAGCTTGAAATTGGCAGAAAAAATGCAGAAAAGTGAGATGCCAGTCTTGGTCAGCGCCTTGCAACGCTGGCTGTATGATATATTTTCTTTTAAACAAAGCGGCAGAATCCGGTATCATCCACGCTATGAACGAGAATTGAAGGGATTGGCTGCGCGAGTAGACGGCGATGCCTTGCTCAAACTGATAGACAATACCAATGAACGTCAGGCGATTGCTAATCATCCTTTGTCGGCCAAACTGTTTCTAGAAGATATGTTGCTGGAATATTCTGCACTCTTCGCATAA
- a CDS encoding 3-(methylthio)propionyl-CoA ligase, with amino-acid sequence MSSYPMSPVMGQMMDKPMLISSIIEHADRYFGKNEIVSRRVEGDIHRYTYSDCHQRAKKLANVFAGLGVVLGDRIGTLAWNGYRHLEAYYAVSGSGAVLHTINPRLHPEQISYIINHAEDQYLLFDITFLPIIVAIAAHCPSVKGYIMMAERSYLPAQTSIPNLLCYEDLLAAHSDEFVWPLFDENSASSLCYTSGTTGHPKGALYSHRSTILHSYASALPDGLNVSARDAVLPVVPMFHVNAWGLPYSAPLTGAKLVFPGPHLDGKSLYELFEQEQVTFSAGVPTVWLGLLTYVAQNNLQFSSFKRTVIGGSACPPAMLRTLRHTYGVEVVHAWGMTEMSPLGTASTLLARHQGLGEAELEAILCKQGHVLYGVEMKIVDDLGTELPWDGKTYGNLLVKGLWVIRSYYREEGGAVLQDGWFPTGDVATIDADGYMQITDRSKDVIKSGGEWIGTIDLENVAVSHPAVLQAACIGVFHPKWDERPLLLVVKKPGAEVSKETLLAYFDGRVAKWWTPDDVVFIDALPIGATGKILKNKLRDQFKEHKLPTI; translated from the coding sequence ATGTCTAGCTATCCTATGAGTCCCGTAATGGGGCAAATGATGGATAAACCGATGCTCATTTCCAGCATCATCGAACATGCCGATCGGTATTTCGGGAAAAATGAAATCGTTTCGCGCCGCGTCGAAGGCGATATTCATCGCTATACCTACAGTGATTGCCATCAGCGCGCCAAGAAGCTCGCCAACGTCTTCGCCGGCTTAGGCGTGGTGCTCGGCGATCGCATCGGCACCTTGGCTTGGAACGGCTACCGTCATTTGGAAGCTTACTATGCCGTCTCCGGTTCCGGCGCGGTCCTGCACACCATTAACCCACGTCTGCATCCGGAACAAATTTCCTACATCATCAATCACGCCGAAGATCAGTACCTGCTGTTTGATATCACTTTCTTGCCCATCATCGTAGCCATTGCCGCCCATTGTCCTTCGGTCAAAGGCTATATCATGATGGCCGAGCGCAGTTACTTACCGGCCCAGACCAGCATCCCGAATTTGCTGTGCTATGAAGATTTGCTCGCTGCGCATTCTGATGAATTTGTCTGGCCACTGTTTGATGAAAACTCGGCTTCGAGTCTGTGCTATACCTCGGGTACTACCGGTCACCCCAAAGGGGCGCTGTATTCGCACCGTTCCACTATCCTGCATTCCTATGCCTCGGCCTTACCGGATGGGCTCAATGTATCGGCGCGCGATGCGGTTTTGCCGGTCGTACCGATGTTTCACGTTAATGCCTGGGGCTTGCCGTATTCTGCGCCATTAACCGGTGCCAAACTGGTGTTTCCCGGCCCGCATCTCGATGGTAAATCCTTGTATGAATTATTCGAACAGGAACAAGTCACGTTCTCAGCCGGTGTGCCGACGGTCTGGCTGGGCTTGCTGACCTATGTGGCGCAAAATAATTTACAGTTTTCCAGCTTCAAACGTACCGTCATCGGCGGTTCGGCCTGTCCGCCGGCGATGCTGCGCACGCTGCGTCATACCTATGGTGTCGAAGTGGTACATGCCTGGGGCATGACCGAAATGTCACCGCTGGGAACCGCGAGCACCTTATTGGCGCGCCATCAGGGCTTGGGCGAAGCCGAACTCGAAGCTATTTTGTGCAAACAAGGCCACGTGCTGTATGGCGTGGAAATGAAAATCGTCGATGACCTCGGTACCGAATTGCCTTGGGATGGAAAAACTTACGGCAATCTGTTGGTCAAAGGGCTTTGGGTGATACGCTCGTATTATCGCGAGGAGGGTGGGGCGGTGCTGCAGGATGGCTGGTTTCCGACCGGCGATGTGGCCACCATCGATGCCGATGGCTATATGCAAATCACCGATCGCAGCAAAGATGTCATTAAGTCCGGCGGTGAATGGATAGGCACGATCGACCTTGAAAACGTTGCCGTCTCTCATCCGGCGGTGCTGCAGGCCGCTTGTATCGGCGTGTTTCATCCGAAATGGGATGAACGACCTTTGCTACTGGTGGTAAAAAAACCGGGTGCCGAAGTGAGTAAAGAAACTTTGCTGGCCTATTTCGACGGACGGGTAGCCAAATGGTGGACGCCCGATGATGTGGTGTTCATCGATGCCTTACCGATCGGTGCGACCGGTAAAATTTTAAAAAACAAATTGCGCGACCAATTCAAGGAGCACAAACTGCCAACGATATAA
- a CDS encoding PilZ domain-containing protein, with the protein MSDLSSDSAIPAVPNRPSVLSLAIKEKAALFAAYMPFLKNGGIFVPTNRNYRLGEEIYLILTLLDDPAKYPVAGKVAWITPAGAGNNKSQGIGVHFPEDESGTRIRLRVEEALGSALRSSRATHTI; encoded by the coding sequence ATGTCCGATTTATCAAGCGATTCCGCCATTCCTGCCGTTCCGAACCGTCCTTCGGTGCTGTCTTTGGCGATCAAAGAAAAGGCCGCCTTGTTCGCGGCCTATATGCCGTTCTTAAAGAATGGCGGCATCTTCGTGCCGACCAATCGCAACTATCGTTTGGGCGAAGAAATTTACCTGATTCTCACCTTGCTCGATGATCCGGCTAAATATCCTGTCGCCGGTAAAGTCGCTTGGATCACGCCGGCCGGTGCCGGCAATAACAAGTCGCAAGGAATCGGCGTGCATTTTCCAGAAGATGAAAGCGGCACGCGGATTCGTCTGCGCGTTGAAGAAGCACTGGGGTCTGCACTGCGCTCCAGCCGCGCGACACACACTATTTGA
- a CDS encoding folate-binding protein, whose product MWQAFLTQQHLQLQAGRLTERTPVWGLASFAEGFVSVLGEHGLLQASGADAAKFLHNQLSNDVENLTPTAVRRAAYCTPKGRMSASLVYWRVGDFIHLQLSQSLLAAVQKRLSMFIMRAQAKLTDISASTVCFGLGGSAAATALQNWFPVLPSASDLHVSNDYGTLLRCPDAAGVARYQWWCPLALADAAWSTLQTTLTVTNSADWNLSEISAGIATINALTSEKFVPQMVNFELIGGVNFRKGCYPGQEIVARSQYLGKLKRRTILAEISGVGLAAGDELFKAGAADQPCGAIVNVEALDASRSLALLEMTLADQQEGQIHCGSPAGPLAQMLSLPYEIADITR is encoded by the coding sequence ATGTGGCAAGCATTCTTAACTCAACAACATTTGCAACTCCAAGCCGGCCGACTCACTGAGCGCACTCCAGTATGGGGATTGGCGTCCTTTGCCGAGGGCTTCGTCAGCGTGCTCGGCGAGCACGGTTTGCTGCAAGCCAGCGGTGCCGATGCGGCCAAATTTCTGCACAATCAACTCAGTAATGACGTCGAAAACCTGACACCGACGGCGGTGCGGCGTGCCGCCTACTGCACACCTAAAGGGCGGATGTCAGCCAGTTTGGTGTATTGGCGCGTCGGCGACTTCATCCATCTGCAACTGTCACAGTCGCTGCTCGCTGCCGTGCAAAAACGCTTAAGCATGTTCATCATGCGCGCGCAAGCCAAGCTCACCGATATCAGCGCGAGCACCGTGTGTTTCGGCCTTGGTGGCAGCGCTGCGGCGACAGCCTTGCAAAACTGGTTTCCAGTCTTGCCGAGTGCCAGCGATCTGCACGTCAGCAATGACTACGGCACCCTGCTGCGCTGCCCGGATGCCGCTGGCGTCGCACGCTACCAATGGTGGTGTCCGCTCGCCTTGGCCGACGCGGCTTGGAGCACATTGCAAACGACGCTGACGGTGACCAACAGCGCCGATTGGAATTTAAGTGAAATCAGCGCCGGCATCGCCACGATCAATGCACTGACCAGCGAAAAATTCGTGCCGCAAATGGTGAATTTCGAGCTTATCGGCGGCGTCAACTTCAGAAAAGGCTGCTACCCGGGACAAGAAATCGTCGCGCGCAGCCAGTATCTGGGCAAGCTGAAACGGCGCACTATCCTGGCCGAAATCAGCGGGGTCGGTCTCGCTGCCGGCGACGAGTTATTCAAGGCTGGTGCGGCCGATCAGCCCTGCGGTGCGATCGTCAATGTTGAAGCACTCGATGCCAGCCGTAGTTTGGCTTTGCTGGAAATGACTTTGGCCGACCAACAAGAGGGCCAGATCCATTGCGGCAGTCCGGCCGGCCCACTGGCACAGATGTTGAGTTTGCCGTATGAAATTGCCGACATCACACGCTGA
- a CDS encoding N-acetyltransferase family protein codes for MDHVFSYRIARFDDLPDIIAIYNSTVASREVTADTEPVSVESRHAWFAAHEANRRPLWVSEQDGKITGWLSFSDFYGRPAYAGTAELSIYLHPQARRQGLGRRFLELAIAHAPTVGVHTLLGFIFGHNIASLRLFEVYGFTTWANMPRVATLDGIERDLIILGKRVA; via the coding sequence ATGGACCACGTTTTTTCTTATCGCATTGCCCGTTTTGACGACTTGCCTGACATCATCGCGATCTACAACAGTACCGTCGCTTCACGCGAAGTCACCGCCGATACCGAACCGGTCAGTGTTGAATCACGCCATGCTTGGTTTGCCGCGCATGAAGCGAATCGGCGTCCGCTATGGGTTAGTGAACAAGACGGCAAGATTACCGGCTGGTTGTCGTTTTCTGATTTTTACGGTCGCCCGGCCTATGCCGGCACCGCCGAATTGTCGATTTACTTGCATCCGCAAGCGCGGCGTCAAGGTTTGGGGCGGCGTTTCCTCGAACTGGCGATCGCGCATGCTCCCACGGTAGGGGTGCATACCTTGCTCGGCTTTATATTCGGGCACAATATCGCCAGTTTGCGCTTGTTTGAAGTCTACGGTTTCACCACTTGGGCCAATATGCCGCGCGTGGCTACTTTGGATGGCATCGAACGGGATTTGATCATACTCGGCAAGCGCGTGGCCTGA
- a CDS encoding DUF4936 family protein, translating into MECYIYFKTRVADEARVLAAEALLQRLLLQHTGRSMELQRRPHDSEGLHTWMEIYHEVSPDWSIQLAELLAQTALPDLQYSGRHAEYFLNVDVCA; encoded by the coding sequence ATGGAATGCTATATCTATTTTAAAACGCGCGTGGCCGATGAGGCGCGCGTGCTTGCCGCCGAAGCGCTGCTGCAGCGTTTGCTGCTGCAGCATACTGGCCGCAGCATGGAATTGCAGCGCCGGCCGCACGATAGCGAAGGCCTGCATACTTGGATGGAAATTTACCATGAGGTCAGTCCAGACTGGAGCATACAACTGGCCGAATTGTTGGCGCAAACAGCTTTGCCCGATTTGCAGTACAGTGGTCGTCATGCTGAATACTTTTTGAATGTCGACGTATGTGCCTAA
- a CDS encoding branched-chain amino acid ABC transporter substrate-binding protein: MTFPLRVSFVAVAFALLAPLSHADTVKIAYIDPLSGPFAPVGQNILNSFQFVADKANAEKWAGPTTTFEVVGFDNKGSPQESLNILKTVIDKGFRYITQGNGSGVGLALLDAVNKYNERNPGKEIIYLNHAAVDPDMTNSKCSFWHFRFDANSDMKMEALTTYMAADKNIKKVYVIGQNYSFGHQVSRAAKEYIARKRPDIQIVGDDLHPIGQVKDFSPYIAKIKASGADTVITGNWGADLALLIKAAKDADLKANFFTYYASTTGVPTAMGASGIDRVKYVAYWNTNNEGYVGKDIVEGFKTRYKDDYYSMATYSILTAMSQAIKQAKSIEPAKIALALEGANFKTLNGEVSMRKLDHQLQQPLYIATWVKTNDKDVRYDQENTGLGWKTNQKIDAFVAAQPSSCQMKRPL, from the coding sequence ATGACATTCCCATTACGCGTATCTTTTGTTGCAGTCGCTTTTGCTTTGCTCGCCCCGCTGTCGCATGCCGACACGGTGAAAATTGCTTATATCGATCCTTTATCGGGCCCGTTTGCCCCGGTCGGTCAAAACATCTTGAACTCATTTCAATTCGTCGCCGATAAAGCGAATGCGGAAAAATGGGCCGGCCCGACGACCACTTTCGAAGTGGTCGGTTTTGATAACAAGGGCAGTCCGCAAGAGTCGCTCAATATCTTGAAAACCGTGATCGACAAAGGTTTTCGCTACATCACCCAGGGCAATGGCTCGGGCGTGGGCTTGGCTTTGCTCGATGCGGTAAATAAATACAACGAACGCAATCCCGGCAAGGAAATCATTTATCTCAATCATGCGGCGGTCGATCCTGACATGACCAATAGTAAATGCAGCTTCTGGCATTTCCGTTTCGACGCCAATTCAGATATGAAGATGGAAGCATTGACTACCTACATGGCGGCCGATAAAAACATCAAAAAAGTCTATGTGATCGGGCAAAATTATTCTTTCGGTCACCAAGTCAGCCGCGCCGCCAAAGAATACATCGCCCGCAAACGTCCAGACATTCAGATCGTCGGTGATGATTTGCATCCTATCGGCCAGGTCAAAGATTTTTCACCGTATATCGCGAAAATCAAAGCCTCGGGTGCCGATACGGTGATTACCGGGAACTGGGGTGCTGATTTGGCCTTGCTGATCAAGGCGGCCAAAGATGCTGATTTGAAAGCGAATTTCTTCACTTACTATGCCTCCACCACCGGCGTACCGACGGCGATGGGCGCCTCCGGCATCGATCGCGTCAAGTACGTAGCGTACTGGAATACCAACAATGAAGGCTATGTCGGGAAAGACATCGTCGAGGGTTTCAAGACCCGTTATAAAGACGATTACTATTCGATGGCGACTTACTCCATCTTGACCGCCATGTCGCAGGCGATCAAACAAGCCAAGTCGATAGAACCGGCCAAGATCGCCTTGGCACTTGAAGGGGCAAACTTCAAAACGCTCAATGGCGAAGTCAGCATGCGCAAGCTCGATCATCAATTGCAGCAGCCGCTGTATATTGCCACTTGGGTCAAAACTAATGACAAAGATGTGCGCTACGATCAGGAAAACACCGGCTTGGGTTGGAAAACCAATCAAAAAATCGATGCATTCGTCGCTGCTCAACCGTCTTCGTGCCAGATGAAACGTCCGCTGTAA
- a CDS encoding branched-chain amino acid ABC transporter permease, with product MEFTLITLLNGISYGLLLFMLSSGLTLIFSMMGVLNFAHASFYMLGAYFAYMLSSRFGFWVALPLAPLLVGVLGALVERYGLRPVHKYGHIPELLFTFGLSYVLVEVVQLIWGRAGVPYAIPASLDGPLFTLYTTTFPMYRAFMMLVALLMLLAIYLLLTRTRIGLVIQAALTHPDAVEALGHNVPRVFMLVFGGGCALAGLAGVVGGNAFVTEPGMAATLGSIIFVVVVVGGMGSLAGAFIASLLIGVVQTFAVAIDYSLSSILTPLGLLVRADSPWYSLVSLSVAQVAPVMPYLLLVLILIFRPRGLLGTREG from the coding sequence GTGGAATTTACTCTGATCACCCTGCTCAATGGCATAAGCTATGGCTTGTTGCTGTTCATGCTTTCATCTGGCCTGACCCTGATCTTCAGCATGATGGGTGTGCTTAATTTTGCCCATGCCAGTTTCTACATGTTGGGCGCGTATTTTGCCTATATGCTGAGCAGTCGTTTCGGCTTTTGGGTCGCTTTGCCGCTGGCACCACTACTGGTCGGTGTGCTCGGTGCGCTGGTGGAGCGCTATGGCTTGCGCCCGGTGCACAAATACGGACATATCCCGGAACTGTTGTTCACCTTCGGTCTGTCGTATGTGCTGGTGGAAGTGGTGCAACTGATCTGGGGCCGCGCCGGAGTACCGTATGCCATCCCGGCCAGCCTCGATGGCCCTTTATTTACGCTCTACACCACGACCTTCCCGATGTACCGTGCCTTCATGATGTTAGTTGCCTTGCTCATGCTGCTGGCAATCTATTTGCTGCTGACGCGAACCCGCATCGGCCTGGTGATCCAAGCGGCGCTGACCCATCCTGATGCGGTCGAAGCGCTCGGCCATAATGTGCCGCGTGTATTCATGCTGGTGTTTGGCGGTGGCTGTGCTTTGGCTGGCTTGGCTGGCGTAGTTGGCGGGAATGCCTTCGTCACCGAGCCGGGCATGGCGGCCACCTTGGGCAGCATTATTTTCGTCGTCGTCGTGGTCGGTGGCATGGGCTCTTTAGCCGGGGCCTTCATCGCCTCGCTGTTGATCGGTGTGGTGCAAACCTTTGCCGTTGCCATCGATTATTCGCTCTCCAGCATCCTGACACCGCTTGGTCTGCTGGTGCGCGCCGATTCGCCGTGGTATTCGCTGGTCTCACTCAGTGTGGCCCAAGTGGCGCCAGTGATGCCGTATCTGCTATTGGTATTGATACTCATTTTCAGACCGCGTGGCTTGCTTGGCACTCGTGAAGGATAA
- the tmk gene encoding dTMP kinase: protein MKKTGKFISFEGIDGAGKSTHIAYVSELLRAPLAARGAAVVCTREPGGTVLGEALRELLLKQSMHLETEALLMFASRREHLAQVIEPALARGDWLISDRFTDASFAYQGGGRHLSIDKLNTLEQWVHPHLQPDLTLLFDVPLEVARARLDASRELDKFEREQADFFAATRAEYLRRAAAFPQRFRIIDATRSISAIRADLQLLIAALLATEAT from the coding sequence ATGAAAAAAACTGGAAAATTCATCAGTTTCGAAGGTATAGACGGGGCCGGGAAATCGACTCACATTGCCTATGTCTCCGAATTATTGCGCGCGCCCTTGGCGGCGCGCGGTGCCGCCGTGGTGTGCACCCGCGAACCCGGTGGTACGGTGCTGGGCGAGGCTTTGCGCGAATTGCTGCTGAAACAAAGCATGCATTTGGAAACCGAAGCCTTACTGATGTTCGCTTCACGGCGCGAACATTTGGCGCAAGTGATAGAGCCGGCGTTGGCACGTGGTGATTGGCTGATTTCCGATCGTTTTACCGATGCCAGCTTCGCCTATCAGGGCGGCGGCCGCCATCTGTCTATCGACAAGCTCAATACTCTCGAACAGTGGGTGCATCCGCATTTGCAGCCCGATCTCACCTTATTATTTGACGTGCCGCTCGAAGTCGCGCGCGCACGGCTCGATGCCAGCCGTGAACTCGATAAATTTGAACGCGAGCAGGCGGACTTTTTTGCCGCTACGCGGGCCGAATATTTACGCCGCGCCGCTGCATTCCCGCAGCGCTTCCGTATCATCGATGCCACCCGCAGCATCAGCGCGATTCGCGCCGACTTACAGCTACTGATCGCCGCATTGCTGGCGACGGAGGCGACATGA
- the mltG gene encoding endolytic transglycosylase MltG — MRFIRNIFLLLIFTVAALAGGGWYWANTVIDTDGKAIALTIRPGSGARSAGRQIEQAGIAIPAWMFELLARASGHESRLKAGSYELEPGKTPLDLLAKIVNGEFSYASVVIIEGWSFAQMRKQIDASPDLRHETRNLSEHELMMRINSIYPHAEGMFFPDTYLFAKGSSDLLLYQQAHAAQLKLLDEAWQARAAGLPYENKYQALIMASIIEKETGQKSERAMIAAVFTNRLKTGMLLQTDPTVIYGMGEQYQGKIRKKDLLTDTPYNTYTRAGLPPTPISLAGLASLTAALSPARSAAVYFVARGDGTSVFSESLEEHNRAVNKYQR, encoded by the coding sequence ATGCGTTTTATTCGAAATATTTTCCTCCTGTTAATCTTCACTGTCGCCGCGCTGGCGGGCGGCGGCTGGTACTGGGCTAATACCGTGATCGATACCGATGGCAAAGCTATCGCGCTGACGATCCGCCCCGGCAGCGGTGCGCGCAGCGCAGGGCGTCAAATTGAACAAGCCGGCATTGCTATCCCAGCCTGGATGTTCGAATTATTGGCACGCGCCAGCGGTCACGAGAGTCGCCTCAAAGCCGGCTCCTACGAACTCGAGCCGGGTAAAACGCCGCTCGACTTGCTGGCTAAAATTGTCAACGGTGAATTCTCGTATGCCTCGGTAGTGATTATCGAAGGCTGGAGCTTTGCGCAAATGCGTAAGCAGATCGATGCCAGCCCCGATCTGCGCCACGAGACCCGCAACTTGTCTGAGCATGAACTCATGATGCGGATAAATTCTATCTATCCGCATGCGGAAGGTATGTTTTTTCCGGACACCTATTTATTTGCCAAAGGCAGTAGCGATCTTTTACTCTACCAACAAGCCCATGCCGCGCAATTGAAATTGCTCGATGAAGCATGGCAGGCGCGTGCCGCCGGCTTGCCCTACGAGAATAAATATCAAGCCCTGATCATGGCCTCGATCATCGAAAAAGAAACCGGGCAAAAATCTGAGCGCGCCATGATTGCCGCCGTATTCACTAACCGACTCAAGACTGGCATGCTGTTGCAAACCGATCCGACCGTGATTTATGGTATGGGTGAGCAGTATCAGGGTAAAATCCGCAAAAAAGATTTACTCACCGATACACCTTACAACACGTATACGCGCGCCGGCTTACCGCCGACGCCGATTTCCTTGGCCGGCTTGGCCTCGCTGACGGCGGCCTTGAGTCCGGCGCGCAGTGCGGCCGTGTATTTTGTCGCGCGCGGCGATGGTACCAGTGTGTTTTCTGAAAGTCTGGAAGAACACAATCGGGCCGTCAATAAGTATCAACGTTGA
- a CDS encoding 23S rRNA (adenine(2030)-N(6))-methyltransferase RlmJ, giving the protein MLSYRHGFHAGNHADVLKHFVLIQLLQYMNQKDTAYTYIDTHAGAGLYALDSGYASKNAEFETGIAPLWDKKDLPPALAEYVNLVKAMNPSGKMRHYPGSPYCADQIMRDQDRLRLFELHSSEIKILSENFRKLDAHAAEQGHRPTVRGKRVIISDGDGFESMKSLLPPPSRRALVLIDPPYEVKDDYRRVKVALEDSLIRFPTGTYAVWYPALNRQDSRQLPEKLKRLASKDWLNVSLSISGPTPDGFGLHSSGMFILNPPWTLAETLKEVMPYLVSALGRDQEAAFVIESGKPVSGAGVNLRPKRIPTPSTR; this is encoded by the coding sequence ATGCTCAGCTATCGCCATGGCTTCCATGCCGGCAATCACGCCGACGTGCTCAAACACTTTGTCTTGATTCAACTCTTGCAGTACATGAACCAAAAGGATACCGCCTACACCTACATCGACACCCATGCCGGGGCTGGATTGTATGCGCTCGACAGCGGCTATGCCAGCAAAAATGCCGAATTCGAGACCGGTATCGCGCCCTTGTGGGATAAAAAAGATTTACCGCCAGCGCTGGCCGAATATGTCAATTTGGTCAAAGCCATGAACCCGAGCGGTAAAATGCGCCATTATCCGGGCTCGCCGTATTGTGCCGATCAAATCATGCGCGACCAAGATCGTCTGCGTTTGTTTGAGCTGCATTCCAGTGAAATCAAAATCCTCAGTGAAAATTTCCGCAAGCTCGATGCCCACGCGGCCGAGCAGGGCCACCGGCCGACGGTACGCGGCAAACGCGTCATCATTTCCGATGGTGATGGTTTTGAAAGCATGAAGTCATTGTTGCCGCCGCCATCACGCCGTGCCTTGGTGCTGATCGATCCACCGTATGAAGTCAAAGATGATTATCGTCGCGTCAAAGTGGCGCTGGAAGATTCCTTGATCCGTTTCCCTACCGGCACCTATGCGGTCTGGTATCCCGCCTTGAACCGTCAGGATTCGCGCCAGTTGCCGGAAAAATTGAAGCGCTTGGCCAGCAAAGATTGGCTCAATGTTAGCTTATCGATCAGCGGCCCGACTCCGGATGGCTTCGGTCTGCACAGCAGCGGCATGTTCATTCTCAATCCGCCATGGACGCTGGCAGAGACCTTGAAAGAAGTCATGCCCTACTTGGTCAGTGCACTCGGACGCGACCAGGAAGCGGCTTTCGTGATTGAAAGTGGTAAGCCGGTCAGCGGCGCTGGCGTTAATTTACGCCCTAAACGTATTCCGACCCCAAGCACGCGCTGA